A region of Deinococcus rubellus DNA encodes the following proteins:
- a CDS encoding NUDIX domain-containing protein → MSYLSELRAVVGPRPLFSVGASSVVQDETGRVLLQRRGDDGLWGLPGGGLEPGETFEEAARRELNEETGLDTPLAFWQALSGAHLYHRYPNGDQVYFVGGLCRGRLSAASLEHAVPDDDGETLALGWFGLNGLPTISANVNKQTLSLLRAEVGLPPLPLEPSPLPPVGEHMRELRALVGPRPLFAPGANVLLRDGEGRVLLVRQAHNGLWALPGGSMELGETFEQVARRELKEEAGVRVDELRPLRLYIGPQYRFTYPHGDVVDNVSQLFEAQFLGGELKLQAGEVTEAAWFAPADLPPEHGLSGPLIRANLSDWA, encoded by the coding sequence GTGTCGTACCTCTCCGAACTGCGCGCCGTCGTCGGCCCAAGACCCCTGTTCAGCGTCGGGGCCAGTAGCGTCGTGCAGGACGAAACCGGGCGGGTACTGCTCCAGCGCCGGGGTGACGACGGTCTGTGGGGGTTGCCGGGCGGCGGCCTGGAACCCGGCGAAACGTTTGAGGAAGCCGCCCGCCGCGAGCTGAACGAGGAAACCGGCCTGGACACGCCGCTGGCCTTCTGGCAGGCGCTCAGCGGGGCGCATCTGTACCACCGCTACCCCAACGGCGATCAGGTGTACTTCGTGGGCGGGCTGTGCCGGGGCCGCCTGAGCGCTGCTTCCTTGGAGCACGCCGTGCCCGACGACGACGGCGAAACCCTGGCGCTGGGCTGGTTTGGGCTGAATGGGTTGCCGACCATCAGTGCCAACGTCAACAAGCAGACACTCAGCCTGTTGCGGGCCGAGGTGGGCCTGCCGCCACTGCCGCTGGAGCCCTCGCCACTCCCACCTGTAGGTGAACACATGCGCGAGTTGCGGGCGCTCGTCGGGCCGCGTCCTCTGTTCGCTCCCGGCGCGAATGTGCTGCTGCGAGACGGGGAAGGGCGGGTGCTGCTGGTCCGGCAGGCGCACAATGGCCTGTGGGCGCTGCCGGGCGGCAGCATGGAACTCGGCGAGACCTTTGAGCAGGTCGCCCGGCGAGAGCTGAAGGAGGAGGCCGGAGTCAGGGTAGACGAACTCAGGCCGCTGAGGCTATACATCGGGCCGCAGTACCGCTTCACCTATCCGCACGGCGACGTGGTGGACAACGTGTCCCAGCTTTTCGAGGCGCAGTTTTTGGGCGGTGAGCTGAAGTTGCAGGCCGGTGAAGTCACGGAGGCGGCCTGGTTCGCCCCCGCCGACCTGCCGCCCGAACACGGGCTGAGCGGGCCTCTGATTCGGGCCAATCTGAGCGACTGGGCTTAA
- a CDS encoding aminotransferase class I/II-fold pyridoxal phosphate-dependent enzyme has translation MSDAFRDLPPELSTDLAYDTLAVHTGIERGTGVGVGLPIQQMAAFQFDSLDAAAEEFQTNTGSSYARIQNPTTKALEARVTALEGGTDTVCLSSGQAASFTAMLSACRAGDHIVATSSLFGGSVGLLGNVLPLMGITATLVANTPDAVRAAMQPNTRLVWAETIGNPAADVADLSAFSDIAHAQGALLGVDNTWGGVGLLCRPLDFGADMVTHSLTKWASGHGSVLGGSVTVGTAHDLSRNPIYTDGAPSLLAARGAGALAWRQRWFGASQLGMVLPPQSAYLIALGLETLSLRLTRECETTLALAEILNAHAGVGRVNYPGLSSSEHHDLAQRYLSGGFGAVMSFEVADPAAFLSRLKVIRMAPNLGDTRTLVVHPWTTTHGRMPEAARRAAGVTPQSIRMSVGVEALADLQADLMQALS, from the coding sequence ATGAGTGACGCTTTCCGTGACCTGCCACCCGAACTGAGCACCGACCTCGCCTACGACACGCTGGCTGTCCACACCGGCATCGAGCGCGGCACCGGGGTGGGCGTGGGCCTCCCCATACAGCAGATGGCGGCCTTTCAGTTTGACAGTCTGGACGCCGCCGCCGAGGAGTTTCAGACCAATACGGGCAGCAGCTACGCGCGCATTCAAAATCCGACGACGAAGGCCCTCGAAGCCCGCGTCACCGCGCTGGAAGGCGGAACCGACACGGTCTGCCTCAGCAGCGGGCAGGCGGCCAGCTTCACCGCCATGCTCAGCGCCTGCCGGGCCGGGGACCACATCGTGGCGACCAGCAGCTTGTTCGGCGGCTCGGTGGGACTGCTGGGCAATGTGCTGCCGCTGATGGGCATCACGGCGACCCTGGTGGCCAACACGCCCGACGCCGTGCGCGCCGCCATGCAGCCCAACACCCGCCTCGTCTGGGCCGAGACCATCGGCAACCCCGCCGCTGACGTGGCCGATCTATCGGCGTTCTCGGACATTGCCCACGCGCAGGGAGCCCTGCTGGGTGTGGACAACACCTGGGGCGGGGTGGGGCTGCTGTGCCGCCCGCTCGATTTCGGGGCCGATATGGTGACGCACAGCCTGACCAAATGGGCCAGCGGGCACGGCTCGGTACTGGGCGGAAGCGTCACGGTGGGTACGGCCCACGACCTGAGCCGCAACCCCATTTACACGGACGGTGCGCCGAGTCTGCTGGCAGCGCGGGGCGCGGGCGCACTGGCCTGGCGGCAGCGCTGGTTCGGCGCTTCGCAGCTCGGCATGGTACTGCCGCCTCAGAGCGCGTACCTGATCGCACTGGGCCTGGAAACCCTGTCTTTGCGATTGACCCGTGAGTGCGAGACGACGCTGGCTCTGGCCGAAATTCTGAATGCGCACGCGGGGGTGGGCCGGGTCAACTATCCGGGGCTATCGAGCAGCGAACATCACGACCTGGCCCAGCGCTACCTCAGCGGCGGCTTCGGCGCAGTGATGTCGTTCGAGGTGGCCGATCCTGCCGCGTTCCTGTCACGCCTCAAAGTCATCCGAATGGCTCCCAACCTGGGCGACACCCGTACCCTGGTCGTGCATCCCTGGACCACCACCCACGGACGGATGCCCGAGGCTGCCCGCCGCGCCGCTGGTGTGACCCCGCAGAGTATCCGCATGAGCGTGGGCGTCGAAGCGCTGGCCGATTTGCAGGCCGATCTGATGCAGGCACTGAGTTAG
- the hemA gene encoding glutamyl-tRNA reductase, with the protein MSLGLLDLAVVGLNHTTAPIAVRERAAVRDDEREAVLSHLRRHAREVMLLATCNRTEVYLAGIGGDPLSAFEGSWGHLLREYLYVYQGEAAAQHLYRVSAGLDSLVIGETQIQGQVKRAWQDASKRGDTGALLNKAAQGALSAGKRVRFETGLSDKVVSVSSAAVDLARQRLGDLTGRTALIVGAGETAELTLTHLKAAGVQDIIVVNRTAERAQQLADKLGGRACAHEYLQEVLPEADVVIASSAAPHYVLGASGVDLALSARPERPMMLIDISVPRILNPDIGTVPGAHLFNLDDLQGVVSRNLASRRAALPQAGLIVEEAVAELVRWQDFRQSHGLLRPAELRITPAAELLVACD; encoded by the coding sequence ATGAGCCTCGGCCTTCTCGATCTGGCCGTGGTCGGACTTAACCACACCACTGCACCCATCGCCGTGCGTGAGCGGGCCGCCGTGCGCGACGACGAGCGCGAAGCAGTCCTCTCGCACCTGCGCCGCCACGCCCGCGAGGTGATGCTGCTGGCGACCTGCAACCGCACCGAGGTCTACCTGGCGGGGATCGGCGGCGATCCGCTCTCGGCCTTCGAGGGCTCGTGGGGCCACCTGCTGCGCGAGTACCTGTATGTCTACCAGGGCGAGGCGGCGGCCCAGCACCTCTACAGGGTCTCGGCGGGCCTGGATAGCCTGGTCATCGGTGAGACTCAGATCCAGGGCCAGGTCAAGCGGGCCTGGCAGGACGCCTCGAAGCGAGGCGACACCGGGGCGCTGCTCAACAAGGCGGCCCAGGGCGCTCTGAGCGCAGGCAAGCGGGTGCGCTTCGAGACCGGTCTGTCCGACAAGGTGGTGAGCGTATCGAGCGCCGCCGTGGATTTGGCCCGGCAGCGGCTGGGAGATTTAACGGGCCGCACCGCCCTGATCGTGGGCGCGGGCGAGACCGCCGAGCTGACCCTGACCCACCTCAAGGCGGCGGGCGTGCAGGACATCATCGTGGTCAACCGCACCGCCGAGCGCGCCCAGCAACTGGCCGACAAACTCGGCGGGCGGGCCTGCGCCCACGAGTACCTGCAAGAGGTCTTGCCGGAAGCCGACGTCGTCATCGCGTCGAGTGCCGCGCCGCATTACGTGCTGGGCGCGTCCGGCGTGGACCTGGCCCTAAGCGCGCGCCCCGAGCGCCCGATGATGCTGATCGACATCAGCGTGCCGCGCATTCTCAACCCCGACATCGGGACGGTGCCGGGCGCACACCTCTTCAACCTCGACGACCTTCAGGGCGTGGTCAGCCGCAACCTGGCCTCGCGCCGCGCCGCGCTGCCGCAAGCCGGATTGATCGTGGAGGAAGCCGTGGCCGAGCTGGTGCGCTGGCAGGACTTCCGGCAGTCGCACGGGCTGCTGCGCCCGGCGGAACTCCGAATTACTCCGGCGGCTGAGTTGCTGGTGGCCTGCGACTGA
- a CDS encoding DUF3809 domain-containing protein: MIIEADQPFSLPAPGDSAAALAFVRDPARSLSQVRFLRELSVSAAEVRGVLAVSLPMLGEVTLPFFSVLEETERGARLLPQMIEHERAWLEVAGEGQLSGAALDYSFVFRAHLGLPAAEKWGGAAFEKMVQAAASRTLARVARELPRAVAAALADSS; the protein is encoded by the coding sequence ATGATCATCGAAGCCGACCAGCCGTTCAGCTTGCCCGCGCCCGGCGATTCGGCGGCGGCGCTGGCCTTCGTGCGCGATCCGGCCCGCTCACTCTCGCAGGTGCGCTTTCTGCGCGAGCTGTCGGTGAGCGCCGCCGAGGTGCGCGGGGTGCTGGCGGTCTCGCTGCCAATGCTCGGTGAGGTCACCCTGCCATTTTTCAGCGTGCTGGAAGAAACCGAGCGGGGCGCACGCCTCCTACCACAGATGATCGAACATGAACGGGCCTGGCTGGAAGTGGCGGGCGAGGGCCAGCTCAGCGGCGCGGCGCTGGACTACTCGTTCGTCTTTCGCGCCCACCTCGGTTTGCCCGCCGCCGAGAAGTGGGGCGGCGCAGCCTTTGAGAAGATGGTGCAGGCGGCGGCCTCGCGGACCCTGGCGCGGGTGGCGCGCGAACTGCCCAGGGCGGTGGCAGCGGCGCTGGCAGACAGCAGTTAA
- a CDS encoding precorrin-2 dehydrogenase/sirohydrochlorin ferrochelatase family protein encodes MNLAAILHLDSEPALIVGGGPVALRRAVTLKTAGLRVRVIAPDLLPELLALGFDCCQRAFEPADLAGMRIVVACTSSPVVNAEVTRLALALGALVNHAGEAGAGNLRFPAVLERGGVTVAISTGSELPMLAQALREKVALSLPEALPLPAWTAQRDAALSLGADARQAAMSDLRAEIRAAVGLGA; translated from the coding sequence GTGAATCTGGCGGCCATACTCCATCTGGACAGCGAACCGGCGCTGATCGTGGGCGGCGGCCCGGTGGCCCTGCGCCGCGCCGTGACGCTGAAGACGGCGGGCCTGCGCGTGCGGGTCATTGCGCCCGACCTGTTACCCGAACTGCTGGCCCTGGGCTTCGACTGCTGTCAGCGGGCTTTCGAGCCTGCCGACCTGGCGGGAATGCGAATCGTCGTGGCCTGCACCAGCAGCCCAGTCGTCAACGCCGAGGTGACGCGGCTGGCCCTGGCCCTGGGCGCGCTGGTCAACCATGCGGGCGAGGCGGGCGCAGGCAACCTGCGCTTTCCGGCGGTGCTGGAGCGGGGCGGCGTGACGGTGGCGATCAGTACTGGCAGCGAGCTGCCGATGCTGGCCCAGGCCCTGCGCGAGAAGGTGGCGCTCAGCTTGCCGGAGGCGCTGCCACTGCCTGCCTGGACCGCCCAGCGCGACGCGGCCCTGAGTCTCGGCGCGGACGCACGGCAGGCAGCCATGAGCGATCTGCGTGCCGAGATCCGGGCCGCTGTGGGGCTGGGCGCATGA
- the gatB gene encoding Asp-tRNA(Asn)/Glu-tRNA(Gln) amidotransferase subunit GatB, which yields MSRPGTTYLPVIGLEVHLHLNTRTKIFSACSTDYFGKDPNTFIDPFTLGLPGTLPTLNREAVNLAIMFGLALGCDVSGFTQFHRKNYFYPDAPKNFQLSQYDRPIARDGALDVGGQRIRINRAHLEDDAGKLMHPAYAPYSLLDLNRAGMPLIEMVTEADLTTPEQARDFLTQIRAIAQALGVSEANPEEGQMRCDVNVSLHKEGEPWGTKVEVKNLNSFRSVQKSLEYEISRQARVLDTGGTITQDTMGWDEGGQKTFVMRTKEGEADYRYFPEPDLPPLNITPEMIAAVRARMPELPAQKRERYLVAGIRAVDAETLSMDAALSRFLDEALKSGADAQPLDAQKLTNWLLTDVAGSLAAREQSLSDSALTPAHLAALVKLIDAGTISGKMAKDLLPDVMAGEDPAELVKARGLAVVTDTAAIEAAIDAAMQADPATVTKVQAGNTKAMNALFGPVMKALGGQARPDVVRQLLQQKLGV from the coding sequence ATGTCCCGCCCCGGCACCACTTACCTCCCTGTCATCGGCCTGGAAGTCCATCTGCACCTCAACACCCGCACCAAGATCTTCAGCGCGTGCAGCACCGACTACTTCGGCAAAGACCCCAATACCTTCATTGACCCGTTCACATTGGGCCTGCCTGGCACCCTGCCGACCCTCAACCGTGAGGCGGTCAACCTGGCCATCATGTTCGGGTTGGCGCTGGGCTGCGACGTGTCGGGCTTCACCCAGTTTCACCGCAAGAACTACTTTTACCCTGACGCGCCCAAGAATTTCCAGCTCTCGCAGTATGACCGCCCGATTGCGCGGGACGGCGCATTGGATGTGGGCGGCCAGCGCATCCGCATCAACCGCGCCCACCTCGAAGACGACGCGGGCAAGCTGATGCACCCGGCCTACGCGCCCTACAGCCTGCTCGATCTCAACCGTGCCGGAATGCCGCTGATCGAGATGGTGACGGAAGCCGACCTGACCACCCCCGAACAGGCCCGTGATTTCCTGACCCAGATCCGGGCGATCGCCCAGGCGCTCGGCGTGTCGGAAGCCAACCCCGAAGAGGGCCAGATGCGCTGCGACGTGAACGTGAGCCTGCACAAAGAGGGCGAGCCCTGGGGCACCAAGGTGGAAGTCAAGAACCTCAACTCGTTTCGCAGCGTGCAGAAGTCGCTCGAATACGAGATCTCCCGGCAGGCGCGGGTGCTTGACACGGGCGGCACCATCACCCAGGACACCATGGGCTGGGATGAGGGCGGCCAGAAGACCTTCGTGATGCGGACCAAGGAGGGTGAGGCCGATTACCGCTACTTCCCCGAACCCGATCTGCCCCCCCTCAACATCACCCCGGAGATGATCGCCGCCGTGCGGGCTCGGATGCCCGAACTCCCTGCCCAGAAGCGGGAGCGCTATCTGGTGGCCGGGATTCGCGCCGTCGATGCCGAGACGCTGAGCATGGACGCGGCCCTCAGCCGCTTTCTGGACGAGGCGCTCAAGTCAGGGGCAGACGCCCAACCGCTCGATGCCCAGAAGCTGACCAACTGGCTGCTGACCGATGTGGCCGGGTCGCTGGCCGCCCGCGAGCAGAGCCTGAGTGACAGTGCCCTGACACCGGCCCATCTGGCGGCACTGGTGAAACTGATCGACGCTGGAACCATCAGCGGTAAGATGGCCAAAGACCTGCTGCCGGACGTGATGGCTGGGGAGGACCCGGCGGAACTGGTCAAGGCACGCGGCCTGGCTGTCGTGACCGACACGGCGGCGATCGAGGCGGCCATCGACGCCGCCATGCAGGCCGACCCCGCCACTGTCACCAAGGTGCAGGCGGGCAACACCAAGGCCATGAATGCCCTGTTCGGCCCGGTCATGAAGGCGTTGGGTGGTCAGGCCCGGCCCGACGTGGTGCGGCAGCTCTTGCAGCAGAAACTGGGTGTATGA
- a CDS encoding glucose 1-dehydrogenase gives MNITLQGRRALVTGANSGIGEAVVRGLAAAGARVVINYVSHPEAADKIAADITAAGGEAFTVLADVSDPAQVAAMFEQIDARYGGLDLLVNNAGIDGAHTLSWDADPVAWLQVIRINLFGAFLCAQQALKRMVPQRGGVVVNITSVHEKIAWSGYSAYAASKGGEEMLMKTLAQEAAPHGVRVLALAPGAVRTPINQAVWSNPTSLADLLTKIPLGRMGETSDIANMVVFLCSEQASYVTGTTVYVDGAMTDYPEFAHGG, from the coding sequence ATGAACATCACTTTGCAAGGTCGGCGTGCCCTGGTGACCGGGGCCAATTCGGGAATCGGGGAAGCGGTGGTGCGGGGACTGGCCGCCGCCGGAGCGCGGGTCGTCATCAACTATGTCTCGCACCCGGAAGCCGCCGACAAGATCGCCGCCGACATTACCGCAGCGGGCGGCGAGGCGTTCACGGTGCTGGCCGATGTGAGCGACCCGGCGCAGGTGGCCGCCATGTTCGAGCAGATTGACGCCCGCTACGGCGGCCTCGACCTTCTGGTCAACAACGCGGGCATTGACGGTGCGCACACCCTGAGCTGGGACGCCGACCCGGTTGCCTGGCTTCAGGTCATCCGGATCAACCTGTTCGGGGCCTTTTTGTGCGCTCAGCAGGCCCTCAAGCGGATGGTGCCGCAGCGGGGCGGGGTCGTCGTCAACATCACCAGCGTTCACGAAAAGATCGCCTGGAGCGGTTACAGCGCCTACGCGGCCAGCAAGGGCGGCGAGGAAATGCTGATGAAGACGCTGGCCCAGGAAGCCGCCCCGCACGGGGTCCGGGTGCTGGCGCTGGCTCCCGGCGCGGTCCGCACACCGATTAACCAGGCGGTCTGGAGCAATCCCACCTCGCTGGCCGATCTGCTGACCAAGATTCCGCTGGGCCGCATGGGCGAAACCTCGGACATTGCCAATATGGTGGTGTTTCTGTGCTCCGAGCAGGCCAGTTACGTGACCGGCACCACCGTGTACGTGGACGGCGCGATGACCGATTATCCGGAGTTCGCGCACGGGGGCTGA
- a CDS encoding DUF2271 domain-containing protein produces MPNPLNRRRFLEHALKASAALAATLALPRLNLADAQGAVKSATLPSSMELAVNLELAQASGFRYNRPYVAVYIEDAKGNPVRTLSLWAETSRHARYISELRRWFSESSALVATVSSPTRNPGKYTLVWDGKTDQKVQAPQGDYFVCVEVAREHGPYGLVREKVTLGTSALKKTLDSSVNPDLSSVSVDYRKKA; encoded by the coding sequence ATGCCCAATCCCCTCAACCGCCGCCGTTTTCTGGAACACGCCCTCAAAGCCTCCGCCGCCCTGGCAGCCACCCTGGCCCTGCCCCGGCTCAACCTGGCTGACGCCCAGGGAGCCGTCAAGAGTGCCACCCTGCCCAGCAGCATGGAACTGGCCGTCAACCTGGAACTGGCGCAGGCCAGCGGATTCCGCTACAACCGCCCCTACGTCGCCGTCTACATCGAGGACGCCAAGGGCAACCCGGTACGGACCCTCAGCCTGTGGGCCGAAACCAGTCGGCACGCCCGCTACATCAGCGAGTTGCGGCGCTGGTTTTCCGAGAGCAGTGCCCTGGTCGCCACCGTGTCCAGCCCCACGCGCAACCCCGGTAAGTACACCCTGGTCTGGGACGGCAAGACCGACCAGAAGGTCCAGGCCCCGCAGGGCGATTACTTCGTGTGCGTGGAGGTGGCCCGCGAGCATGGCCCCTACGGACTGGTGCGCGAGAAGGTCACGCTGGGCACATCTGCCCTCAAAAAGACCCTCGACAGCAGCGTGAACCCCGATCTGAGCAGCGTCAGCGTGGACTACCGCAAGAAGGCATGA
- a CDS encoding PepSY-associated TM helix domain-containing protein → MTQDTSPAAAATRPVLRQRPVRARLNVWLRWLHTYISMFSLLLILFFAATGVTLNHPNWTFGGVEKHQQLSGTLPAGWIQRSQPDALKIAEFLRAKYGLHGSADDFQYSGGVGGLSFRAPGYSADVQFDQGGKYSVNVDAQGALAIANDFHKGRDSGGAWSWVIDVSGVFLVVVALTGLGLMLFLKKVRTASLIGIVVGGLVMGYLMWRAM, encoded by the coding sequence ATGACCCAGGACACCAGCCCCGCAGCAGCGGCCACCCGCCCGGTCCTGCGCCAACGCCCCGTCAGGGCCAGGCTCAACGTCTGGCTGAGATGGCTGCACACCTACATCTCGATGTTCAGCTTGCTGCTGATTCTCTTTTTTGCGGCCACCGGGGTCACGCTCAACCACCCCAACTGGACCTTCGGCGGCGTGGAAAAGCACCAGCAGCTCAGCGGAACGCTGCCCGCCGGGTGGATTCAAAGGAGCCAGCCCGACGCCCTCAAGATCGCCGAGTTTTTGCGGGCCAAATACGGCCTACACGGCAGCGCCGACGACTTTCAGTACAGCGGCGGCGTGGGCGGCCTGAGCTTTCGCGCGCCCGGCTACAGCGCCGACGTGCAGTTTGATCAGGGTGGGAAGTATTCGGTCAATGTGGACGCTCAGGGTGCGCTGGCCATCGCCAACGATTTTCACAAGGGCCGCGACTCGGGCGGAGCTTGGAGCTGGGTCATCGACGTGTCGGGCGTCTTTCTGGTCGTCGTGGCGCTCACCGGGCTGGGCCTCATGCTGTTCTTGAAAAAAGTCCGCACGGCGTCGCTGATCGGCATCGTGGTGGGCGGGCTGGTGATGGGCTACCTGATGTGGCGGGCGATGTAG
- a CDS encoding FAD:protein FMN transferase: MKWPSLPTRPRRRLRRLEGVLGTALEVQLLGDTATCLDAAERALLAELDRLELIFSRFLPDSELNRLQARPGQPVQVSPDLAALLDQAQHFMTLTGSAFHPASDTLAKLWASGEPEPGELGRVLEQMRRPLWTLDGDQVTLHTDLGLNFNAHAKGHITDQAAQAAFESPGVREVVLNIGGDVRHIGRKTVQVGVEAPGELADNREPLLFVRIQNQAVATSGHAHRGAHLFDPHTGQPTAAARAVSVLAPTCAEADALSTAFCVLQPDESLAMADALPGVGVLILGGLQPRSNAFWQHHQLPLTPL; the protein is encoded by the coding sequence ATGAAGTGGCCTTCCCTCCCCACCCGTCCCAGACGCCGACTGCGCCGCCTTGAAGGCGTGCTGGGCACGGCACTGGAAGTGCAACTGCTGGGCGACACCGCGACGTGCCTGGACGCTGCCGAGCGCGCCCTGCTGGCCGAACTCGACCGGCTGGAACTCATTTTCAGCCGCTTTCTGCCGGACAGCGAACTCAACCGCCTGCAAGCCAGGCCCGGCCAGCCTGTGCAGGTGTCGCCCGACCTCGCCGCACTGCTGGACCAGGCCCAGCATTTCATGACCCTGACCGGCAGCGCATTTCACCCGGCCTCCGACACCCTCGCGAAGTTGTGGGCCTCCGGTGAGCCGGAACCGGGCGAACTGGGCCGGGTGCTGGAGCAGATGCGACGCCCGCTCTGGACCCTGGACGGCGACCAGGTCACGCTCCACACCGACCTGGGCCTCAACTTCAATGCCCACGCCAAGGGCCACATCACCGACCAGGCAGCGCAGGCAGCCTTCGAGTCGCCTGGTGTGCGCGAGGTGGTGCTCAACATCGGCGGCGACGTGCGCCACATCGGGCGAAAGACGGTCCAGGTGGGTGTGGAAGCGCCCGGCGAGTTGGCTGACAACCGCGAACCGCTGCTGTTCGTGAGAATCCAGAATCAGGCCGTTGCCACCAGTGGGCACGCCCACCGGGGCGCACACCTGTTCGACCCACACACCGGACAACCCACCGCCGCCGCCCGCGCCGTTTCGGTGCTGGCTCCCACCTGTGCTGAGGCCGACGCCCTCTCGACGGCCTTCTGCGTGCTGCAACCAGACGAGAGCCTGGCGATGGCCGACGCGCTACCGGGCGTCGGTGTGCTGATCCTGGGCGGCCTGCAGCCGCGCAGCAACGCCTTCTGGCAGCACCACCAATTGCCCTTAACCCCCCTTTAA
- a CDS encoding YpdA family putative bacillithiol disulfide reductase, whose translation MNLNDTLSQHGLQNGLFDVAIVGAGPVGLAAAIACKRAGLSYVVLDKGCVVNAIFDYPTYMTFFTTAPELEIGNHPMVTGHDKPDRKDALMYYRLVAQREQLNIRQYSEVTRLHAAPAGFTLEVEGEGGEMDVVEARRVIVATGYYDNPLHLGIPGEDAENVSHYYTEGHPFWRLNVTVIGAGNSAADAALDLWRSGAKVTMVVRASELKSTIKYWVRPDLENRIKEGSIKAVFESQVAEIHPEYVLVQHRDGTVEKLPTHFTFALTGYRPKLDFLEDLDLVTQPDQCLVLSEAHESSVLGLFVAGSAGYAGKTNQVFIENGRIHAEQAVAEIARQLQEREAALV comes from the coding sequence ATGAACTTGAACGATACGCTCTCTCAACATGGCCTTCAAAACGGCCTTTTCGATGTCGCCATCGTGGGTGCGGGGCCGGTGGGTCTGGCCGCCGCCATCGCCTGTAAGCGGGCGGGCCTCAGTTACGTGGTGCTGGACAAGGGCTGTGTGGTCAACGCCATTTTCGACTACCCCACCTACATGACTTTCTTCACCACCGCGCCGGAGCTGGAAATCGGCAATCACCCGATGGTGACGGGGCACGACAAGCCTGACCGCAAGGACGCGCTGATGTACTACCGCCTGGTGGCGCAGCGTGAGCAGCTCAACATCCGCCAGTACAGCGAGGTGACACGCCTGCACGCCGCGCCTGCCGGGTTCACCCTGGAAGTCGAGGGCGAGGGCGGCGAGATGGATGTGGTGGAGGCCCGCCGGGTCATCGTCGCCACTGGCTACTACGACAACCCATTGCACCTGGGCATTCCTGGCGAGGACGCGGAGAATGTGAGCCACTACTACACCGAGGGCCACCCCTTCTGGCGGCTGAACGTGACTGTGATCGGTGCGGGCAACAGCGCCGCTGACGCTGCCCTCGATCTGTGGCGCAGCGGCGCGAAGGTCACGATGGTGGTCCGCGCCTCCGAACTCAAGAGCACCATCAAGTACTGGGTGCGCCCCGATCTGGAAAACCGCATCAAGGAAGGCAGTATCAAGGCCGTGTTCGAATCGCAGGTGGCCGAGATCCACCCCGAATATGTGCTGGTGCAGCACCGGGACGGCACTGTGGAGAAGTTGCCGACCCATTTCACCTTTGCCCTGACCGGCTACCGTCCCAAGCTGGATTTCCTCGAAGACCTGGATCTGGTAACCCAACCGGACCAGTGTCTGGTGCTGAGTGAGGCCCACGAGAGCAGCGTGCTGGGATTGTTCGTGGCGGGTTCGGCGGGCTACGCGGGCAAGACCAATCAGGTATTTATCGAGAATGGGCGCATCCACGCCGAGCAGGCGGTGGCCGAGATTGCGCGGCAGTTGCAAGAGCGCGAAGCGGCGCTGGTGTGA